A genome region from Salvia splendens isolate huo1 chromosome 19, SspV2, whole genome shotgun sequence includes the following:
- the LOC121780008 gene encoding hexose carrier protein HEX6-like isoform X2, with the protein MAGGFAVASEARYTGKVTIFVVLSCMMAAMGGVIFGYDIGISGLIASFFASSTTKAYGRKPSIIIGGAAFLAGAALNGTALNIYMLIFGRVLLGVGVGFANQAVPLYLSEMAPPKYRGAFNNGFQLSVGIGALTANLINYGTVKIKQGYGWRISLSMAAVPASILTLGALFLPETPNSLIQCGQNQQQAKQMLQKIRGTSDVDAELHDLISAIENSNTLQNNYNQILQRNYRPQLIMAIAIPFFQQVTGINVIAFYAPIVFRTIGFGESASLMSAVMTGVVGIATTLVSMVLVDRVGRRPLLVAGGLVMFAAQLAVGGIMAGKLGDHGGLSRGYGDVVLVLIGVYVAGFGLSWGPLGWLIPSEIFPLEIRAAGQSVAVAVNFLFTFLVGQTFLAMLCHFKAGIFFFFGGWVAVMTAFVYVLLPETKNVPIEQMDKVWRHHWFWNKIVGSDKQSIDAL; encoded by the exons ATGGCTGGAGGATTCGCAGTTGCAAGTGAAGCCCGATACACCGGAAAAGTCACCATCTTTGTCGTCTTATCTTGTATGATGGCTGCCATGGGTGGAGTTATCTTTGGCTACGATATTGGAATTTCAG GCCTTATTGCATCATTTTTCGCGTCGTCCACTACCAAAGCCTACGGCCGCAAACCCTCCATCATCATTGGCGGCGCTGCATTTCTCGCTGGAGCAGCGCTTAATGGCACAGCTCTCAACATATACATGCTCATTTTCGGCCGAGTCCTTCTTGGAGTTGGTGTTGGTTTTGCCAACCAG GCAGTTCCACTATATCTATCAGAAATGGCGCCACCAAAATACAGAGGAGCCTTCAACAACGGGTTTCAGCTGAGCGTCGGCATTGGCGCCTTAACCGCAAACCTCATAAACTACGGCACTGTGAAGATCAAGCAGGGCTACGGCTGGCGAATTTCTTTATCCATGGCGGCCGTTCCAGCTTCCATCCTAACATTAGGCGCTCTCTTCCTTCCCGAAACACCAAACAGTCTAATCCAGTGCGGCCAAAACCAACAACAGGCGAAGCAGATGCTGCAGAAGATCCGCGGAACAAGCGACGTGGACGCTGAGCTACACGATCTCATCAGTGCGATTGAAAATTCTAATACTCTGCAAAATAATTACAACCAGATCCTGCAGAGAAACTACAGACCGCAGTTGATAATGGCGATCGCCATCCCCTTCTTCCAGCAGGTGACCGGGATCAACGTCATCGCCTTCTACGCTCCCATAGTGTTCCGTACCATCGGGTTCGGGGAGAGCGCGTCCCTCATGTCGGCCGTGATGACAGGAGTCGTAGGCATCGCCACCACGCTCGTGTCGATGGTGCTGGTGGACAGAGTGGGGCGGCGGCCGCTCCTCGTTGCGGGCGGATTGGTGATGTTCGCGGCGCAGCTGGCGGTCGGGGGGATAATGGCGGGAAAGCTAGGGGATCACGGCGGGCTGAGCAGAGGGTATGGCGATGTGGTGCTGGTGCTGATAGGGGTGTACGTGGCGGGGTTCGGGCTGTCGTGGGGCCCGCTGGGGTGGCTGATACCGAGCGAGATATTTCCGCTGGAGATAAGGGCGGCGGGGCAGAGTGTGGCGGTGGCGGTCAACTTTCTGTTCACGTTCTTGGTGGGGCAGACGTTTCTGGCGATGCTGTGCCATTTCAAGGCGGGGATATTTTTCTTCTTTGGGGGTTGGGTGGCGGTCATGACGGCGTTCGTCTATGTTTTGTTGCCGGAGACGAAAAATGTGCCGATTGAACAGATGGACAAGGTGTGGAGGCATCATTGGTTTTGGAACAAGATTGTGGGGAGCGACAAACAGAGTATAGATGCATTGTGA
- the LOC121780008 gene encoding hexose carrier protein HEX6-like isoform X1: protein MAGGFAVASEARYTGKVTIFVVLSCMMAAMGGVIFGYDIGISGGVTSMKPFLKKFFPKVYRRMEEDTKISNYCKFDSQLLTLFTSSLYLAGLIASFFASSTTKAYGRKPSIIIGGAAFLAGAALNGTALNIYMLIFGRVLLGVGVGFANQAVPLYLSEMAPPKYRGAFNNGFQLSVGIGALTANLINYGTVKIKQGYGWRISLSMAAVPASILTLGALFLPETPNSLIQCGQNQQQAKQMLQKIRGTSDVDAELHDLISAIENSNTLQNNYNQILQRNYRPQLIMAIAIPFFQQVTGINVIAFYAPIVFRTIGFGESASLMSAVMTGVVGIATTLVSMVLVDRVGRRPLLVAGGLVMFAAQLAVGGIMAGKLGDHGGLSRGYGDVVLVLIGVYVAGFGLSWGPLGWLIPSEIFPLEIRAAGQSVAVAVNFLFTFLVGQTFLAMLCHFKAGIFFFFGGWVAVMTAFVYVLLPETKNVPIEQMDKVWRHHWFWNKIVGSDKQSIDAL from the exons ATGGCTGGAGGATTCGCAGTTGCAAGTGAAGCCCGATACACCGGAAAAGTCACCATCTTTGTCGTCTTATCTTGTATGATGGCTGCCATGGGTGGAGTTATCTTTGGCTACGATATTGGAATTTCAG GTGGAGTGACATCTATGAAGCCATTCTTGAAGAAATTTTTCCCTAAAGTGTATAGGAGGATGGAGGAGGACACCAAGATTAGCAACTACTGCAAATTCGACAGCCAATTGCTAACATTATTCACATCCTCCCTGTATTTGGCAGGCCTTATTGCATCATTTTTCGCGTCGTCCACTACCAAAGCCTACGGCCGCAAACCCTCCATCATCATTGGCGGCGCTGCATTTCTCGCTGGAGCAGCGCTTAATGGCACAGCTCTCAACATATACATGCTCATTTTCGGCCGAGTCCTTCTTGGAGTTGGTGTTGGTTTTGCCAACCAG GCAGTTCCACTATATCTATCAGAAATGGCGCCACCAAAATACAGAGGAGCCTTCAACAACGGGTTTCAGCTGAGCGTCGGCATTGGCGCCTTAACCGCAAACCTCATAAACTACGGCACTGTGAAGATCAAGCAGGGCTACGGCTGGCGAATTTCTTTATCCATGGCGGCCGTTCCAGCTTCCATCCTAACATTAGGCGCTCTCTTCCTTCCCGAAACACCAAACAGTCTAATCCAGTGCGGCCAAAACCAACAACAGGCGAAGCAGATGCTGCAGAAGATCCGCGGAACAAGCGACGTGGACGCTGAGCTACACGATCTCATCAGTGCGATTGAAAATTCTAATACTCTGCAAAATAATTACAACCAGATCCTGCAGAGAAACTACAGACCGCAGTTGATAATGGCGATCGCCATCCCCTTCTTCCAGCAGGTGACCGGGATCAACGTCATCGCCTTCTACGCTCCCATAGTGTTCCGTACCATCGGGTTCGGGGAGAGCGCGTCCCTCATGTCGGCCGTGATGACAGGAGTCGTAGGCATCGCCACCACGCTCGTGTCGATGGTGCTGGTGGACAGAGTGGGGCGGCGGCCGCTCCTCGTTGCGGGCGGATTGGTGATGTTCGCGGCGCAGCTGGCGGTCGGGGGGATAATGGCGGGAAAGCTAGGGGATCACGGCGGGCTGAGCAGAGGGTATGGCGATGTGGTGCTGGTGCTGATAGGGGTGTACGTGGCGGGGTTCGGGCTGTCGTGGGGCCCGCTGGGGTGGCTGATACCGAGCGAGATATTTCCGCTGGAGATAAGGGCGGCGGGGCAGAGTGTGGCGGTGGCGGTCAACTTTCTGTTCACGTTCTTGGTGGGGCAGACGTTTCTGGCGATGCTGTGCCATTTCAAGGCGGGGATATTTTTCTTCTTTGGGGGTTGGGTGGCGGTCATGACGGCGTTCGTCTATGTTTTGTTGCCGGAGACGAAAAATGTGCCGATTGAACAGATGGACAAGGTGTGGAGGCATCATTGGTTTTGGAACAAGATTGTGGGGAGCGACAAACAGAGTATAGATGCATTGTGA
- the LOC121778120 gene encoding uncharacterized Rho GTPase-activating protein At5g61530 isoform X2 → MPSSPMSPLWQEKASGFIQSSGVKLKGAGHSAGAFVEEAAKDAKENVSDVAGKVGSAVKSRWAVLQQPSTRQSMQERLISAAATTSMFLRKGISETKDKMAVGKTKVEEVAKKTAEKSKNLLTDLERWQKGVASTDVFGTPLELTVQHQESSAPIPCILMKCADFLILSGLSSQELFKAQGNKKVLRQLVSLYNQDPNALLPEGINPVDTAELMKCYIASLPEPLIPFELYYDIIAARFSPHLTRNTLKKLATVNYMTLELITALLHRVSQKSLLNKMDARSLAVELAPIIMWQRGQRPEHYKQIWNQPEKCASKTNIDSASNNSVGEMLSDDEAEDASSSIPLDDGMTGGLLAIEAIQCLIGDHSSIFTESSETAWR, encoded by the exons ATGCCATCATCACCTATGTCGCCTCTGTGGCAAGAGAAGGCTAGTGGTTTCATTCAATCCTCAG GGGTCAAGCTTAAAGGAGCAGGACACTCTGCTGGGGCATTTGTTGAGGAAGCTGCCAAGGATGCAAAGGAGAATGTTTCTGATGTGGCTGGAAAGGTTGGGTCTGCAGTCAAAAGCCGTTGGGCTGTCCTGCAGCAGCCATCAACCAGGCAATCCATGCAGGAACGTCTTATTTCAGCTGCGGCCACAACAAGCATGTTTTTGAGGAAGGGGATATCAGAAACAAAAGATAAGATGGCTGTTGGAAAAACAAAAGTGGAAGAG GTGGCAAAGAAGACTGCTGAAAAGAGCAAGAATCTGCTGACAGATTTGGAACGATGGCAAAAG GGAGTTGCGAGTACTGATG TATTTGGGACCCCCCTTGAGCTTACTGTCCAGCACCAAGAGTCTAGTGCCCCCATTCCTTGCATATTGATGAAATGTGCAGACTTCCTCATATTGTCAG GACTGAGCTCCCAGGAGTTGTTCAAGGCACAGGGTAACAAAAAAGTCCTGCGGCAGTTAGTATCCTTGTACAATCAAG ACCCAAATGCATTGCTACCTGAGGGGATAAACCCTGTTGATACTGCAGAACTTATGAAGTGCTATATTGCAAGTCTCCCTGAGCCGTTGATCCCGTTTGAACTGTATTATGATATCATAGCTGCCCGCTTCAGCCCACATCTAACGAGAAATACTCTCAAGAAACTGGCCACTGTTAATTATATGACCCTAGAACTAATTACTGCACTCTTACATCGTGTCAGCCAAAAATCTCTTCTTAACAAG ATGGATGCTCGAAGCCTTGCAGTGGAACTGGCTCCAATCATTATGTGGCAGAGAGGCCAGAGACCAGAGCATTATAAACAGATATGGAACCAACCAGAAAAGTGTGCTTCTAAGACAAACATAGATTCTGCCTCCAACAATAGTGTGGGGGAGATGCTTTCAG ATGATGAAGCTGAAGATGCATCATCCTCGATCCCCCTTGATGATGGAATGACAGGTGGCCTTCTTGCTATTGAAGCTATTCAGTGCTTGATTGGAGATCACAGTTCAATTTTCACAGAATCAAGCGAAACTGCATGGAGATAG
- the LOC121778120 gene encoding uncharacterized Rho GTPase-activating protein At5g61530 isoform X1 has product MPSSPMSPLWQEKASGFIQSSGVKLKGAGHSAGAFVEEAAKDAKENVSDVAGKVGSAVKSRWAVLQQPSTRQSMQERLISAAATTSMFLRKGISETKDKMAVGKTKVEEVAKKTAEKSKNLLTDLERWQKGVASTDVFGTPLELTVQHQESSAPIPCILMKCADFLILSGLSSQELFKAQGNKKVLRQLVSLYNQDPNALLPEGINPVDTAELMKCYIASLPEPLIPFELYYDIIAARFSPHLTRNTLKKLATVNYMTLELITALLHRVSQKSLLNKMDARSLAVELAPIIMWQRGQRPEHYKQIWNQPEKCASKTNIDSASNNSVGEMLSADDEAEDASSSIPLDDGMTGGLLAIEAIQCLIGDHSSIFTESSETAWR; this is encoded by the exons ATGCCATCATCACCTATGTCGCCTCTGTGGCAAGAGAAGGCTAGTGGTTTCATTCAATCCTCAG GGGTCAAGCTTAAAGGAGCAGGACACTCTGCTGGGGCATTTGTTGAGGAAGCTGCCAAGGATGCAAAGGAGAATGTTTCTGATGTGGCTGGAAAGGTTGGGTCTGCAGTCAAAAGCCGTTGGGCTGTCCTGCAGCAGCCATCAACCAGGCAATCCATGCAGGAACGTCTTATTTCAGCTGCGGCCACAACAAGCATGTTTTTGAGGAAGGGGATATCAGAAACAAAAGATAAGATGGCTGTTGGAAAAACAAAAGTGGAAGAG GTGGCAAAGAAGACTGCTGAAAAGAGCAAGAATCTGCTGACAGATTTGGAACGATGGCAAAAG GGAGTTGCGAGTACTGATG TATTTGGGACCCCCCTTGAGCTTACTGTCCAGCACCAAGAGTCTAGTGCCCCCATTCCTTGCATATTGATGAAATGTGCAGACTTCCTCATATTGTCAG GACTGAGCTCCCAGGAGTTGTTCAAGGCACAGGGTAACAAAAAAGTCCTGCGGCAGTTAGTATCCTTGTACAATCAAG ACCCAAATGCATTGCTACCTGAGGGGATAAACCCTGTTGATACTGCAGAACTTATGAAGTGCTATATTGCAAGTCTCCCTGAGCCGTTGATCCCGTTTGAACTGTATTATGATATCATAGCTGCCCGCTTCAGCCCACATCTAACGAGAAATACTCTCAAGAAACTGGCCACTGTTAATTATATGACCCTAGAACTAATTACTGCACTCTTACATCGTGTCAGCCAAAAATCTCTTCTTAACAAG ATGGATGCTCGAAGCCTTGCAGTGGAACTGGCTCCAATCATTATGTGGCAGAGAGGCCAGAGACCAGAGCATTATAAACAGATATGGAACCAACCAGAAAAGTGTGCTTCTAAGACAAACATAGATTCTGCCTCCAACAATAGTGTGGGGGAGATGCTTTCAG CAGATGATGAAGCTGAAGATGCATCATCCTCGATCCCCCTTGATGATGGAATGACAGGTGGCCTTCTTGCTATTGAAGCTATTCAGTGCTTGATTGGAGATCACAGTTCAATTTTCACAGAATCAAGCGAAACTGCATGGAGATAG